Genomic DNA from Clostridia bacterium:
GCGAACCCGGACAATGCGGCCATTGTCGAGAGCCACCTGCGGCGTTCGATGGAAGCCGTGTTCGATGTTGGACGTCACATTCTAGCTCACACGGGAGGCGCCGACCTTTCGGGTGAGTACAAGTCCATAGCTCGCGGCCTAGGCGATCTTGGGGTAGTAGACAGGGCTATGTCCGACACTCTGGTGATGATGGCAGGGTATCGAAACCGTCTCGTCCACCTGTACCATCTAGTGTCTGACCGCGAGCTTCTCGGCATAGTGTCGGAGAATCTACCGGATCTCACTCGTTTCGTTGCTCAGATCGATGACTATCTCAGGCGGGTCGAGCGCTCATAGGCGCGGGCCGCGTACGATCTAGAGACACCAGATGGTACGCGAATCGAGGTGAAGTCGGCGGCCTATATCCAGAGTTGGCAACAGCGGCGGCTTTCCCAGATCAGCTTCCGCGTCTCCAAGACTCTTGCGTGGGATAGATACTCAAATCGCCAAGGCAGTGAGTCCAAGCGGCATGCAGACGCATATGTGTTTGCACTTCTGGCGCACGAAGAACCGCAGACACTTAATCCGCTAGACGTGTCACAGCGGTCTGAGGCCGATGAAAGGGATTGTTGACACGCAGATACTCCTAGAGGCATTCAAG
This window encodes:
- a CDS encoding DUF86 domain-containing protein, with protein sequence MLNRSRVIERLDMINASVARMQRFAGMLYDDFSANPDNAAIVESHLRRSMEAVFDVGRHILAHTGGADLSGEYKSIARGLGDLGVVDRAMSDTLVMMAGYRNRLVHLYHLVSDRELLGIVSENLPDLTRFVAQIDDYLRRVERS